CAGCACGAAGATCGCGCCGACAAAGATCTGCCAATGCGGCGTCCAGAGCGAGATGACGTCCTCCAGGATCAGGAAGCTCGCGGCGCCGACGAAGGGCCCGAAGAAGCTGCGGGCGCCGCCGAGCAGCACCATCATCACGATCATACCGGAGGTCTGGTAGTGCAGGATGTCCAGCGGCACGATCGACAGATGCAGCGCCAGCATGCAGCCGCCGAGCGAGGAGATCGCGCCCGACAGCATGAACACGATCAGCTTGCTGCGCTCGACGTCATAGCCGCAAGCCCGAGCACGCTGCTCGTTCTCGCGGATGGCCTCGATCACGGCCCCGAACGGCGAGTTGAGAATGCGCGACTGGAACCACATCGCCAGCGCCGCGAAGGCCATCAGCACGTAATATTTGTTGACGGGGTCGAGGAAGTTGACCTGAAAGCCGAACAGGCTGATGCGGTCGACCGTGAAGCCGCGCAGGCCATTTTCGCCGCCGGTGAAGGACGAAGCCTGCAGCGCGACGTAATAGACCAGCTGGGCCAGCGCCAGCGTCACCATGGAGAAGTAAATGCCGCGCGTGCGCGTCGAGACGATACCGATCGCGGCCGCAAGACAGGTGCTCAGCAAGACCGCGATCGGCACGGCCGCAAACCACGGCACGCCATAGCGGCCGATCGCGATGCCGGTGAAATAGGCGCCGGCACCAAAGAACGCGGCCTGGCCGAACGACAGCAGCCCGGTGTAGCCGAACAAGAGATTATAGCCCATCACCACGACGCCGTAGATCAGGACGTTGACGGCCAGCGCTTGCGACGGCAGCAGCCAGGGCAGCACGGCCAGCACTGCGATCGAGAGCAGCACACGCTGCTCAAGCAGCCAGCCGAGGCCGCTGGACGAGGGTTTGGCGACCGCTTCGCCGCTCGAAGGGTGCGTCACGCGGTCCTCCCTCTCACGCCGAACAGGCCTTGCGGGCGGATCAGCAGCACCACCGCCATCAGCGCGAACATGACGATGGTCGCCATCTCGGGCGCGAACAGCGCCACCATGCTGATGGAGATGCCGACCATGAGGCCGGCAACGACGGCGCCGACGATCGAGCCGAGCCCGCCGATCACGGTGACCACGAACGCCTCCGCCAGCACCAGCGAACCCATCTCCGGATTGACGCTGCGCATGGGCCCGGCGAGCACGCCGCCGAGCGCAGCGAGGCCGACGCCGAGGCCGAAGATCGCAAGCCACACCCGGCCGATATCGACGCCGAGCACCTGCATGATGGTGGGATCGCGGGCGCCGGCGCGCACGATCAGGCCGACGCGGGTCTTCTCCAGCGTCAGCCAGAGCACCAGCAAAACGACCGCCACCAGCGCGATGACGAACAGGCGGTAACGCGGGAAGAAGCCGATGCCGAGATCGACCACGCCGATCAGCTGCGGCGGAGTCGGGAACGGAATGCCGTCGCTGCCGAACACGATGCGCACGCCTTCGACCAGGATGTAGCTGAGGCCGAAGGTCAGCAGCAGCGGATCGTCGATCGAGCGTCCATAGAGCCTGCGGATCAGGACGAACTCGATCAGCATGCCGAAGGCGCCGATCAGGATGGGCGCAAGCAGCAACCCCCACCAGAAGCTCCCGGTCAGCGACGCCAGATACAGCCCCGCATAGGCCCCGATCATGAACAGCGCGCCGTGGGCGAAGTTCACCACCCCGAGCATGCCGAACACGATCGTCAGTCCAAGCGCAGTGATCACCAGGACCGCCCCAAGGGCGATCCCGGAGAGAAGCTGCATGATGATCAGCGACAGGTCCATCGTCTATGTCTTAGGTGGCATGGCCGAGCTCGCTGCAGGTCCGCAGCATGTCGTCGGAACCCGCGTCATTGGCGAGAATGGCAAACAGATCGTTGTCGCCCGCCATGGCCGATTTCTTCTTGGACTCCAGCACCAGCACCGACTGCACCGACTGATGGTCGCATTTGCGATAGTGCTGCAGGCCCTTGGTCAGATCGTATTGCAGTTTCTCAAGGGCATCGACCACCTTGTCGGTGTCAGTGCCGCCGGCGGCCTGCATGGCAGCCAGCAGCGATCCGACGCCGGAATAGCCATAGGCGCCGTAATCGGTCGGAATCGCACCGCCATTGGCGGCCTTGAATGCCGCATTGAAGGCAGCAGCCGTCTTGCTTTGCGTCTCCAGGCCCCAATAGTAGTTGGCGCCGCCGACCACGCCCTCGAACACGTCGGGGCCAACGGCGAGCCGCTGATTGTGCAGGATCACGGGGACGACGATCTTCATCTGCTGCTTCACGCCGAAATCCACCGCCTGCTTGATCGCATTGGCCTGGTCGCGGCCAAAATTTGAGATGCAGAGCACGTCCGGCCGCATCGACATCAGGCGCGGCATGAAGGTGGAGTAGTCGGCAGCACCGAACGGATGCAGGATCTCGCCGACATTGTCGGCCCCGATCGCGGCCTGCGCGCGCTTGAAGCCGCGCAGCATCTCGTGGCCATAGGCGTAATCCGCCACAAGGTGCGCGACCTTCATGCCCTTCTTCAGCGTCTGCCGAGCCACGGCCGCTGTCGTCATGTGCGGGTTCAGCGCCTCGTGGAAGGTGTATTTGCTGAAGTCCTTGGCTTCGTTGATGGTGTCGGACTGGCTGATCGACACGTAGATCACGCCGCGGGCGCGCGTGACCTCGTTGACTGCAAGCTGCACGGCGCTGGAGAGCGCGCCGACCACGGCATGCACCTTGTCCTTCTCGATCAGCTCCAGCGTGCGGGTCGCGGCTTCGCCGGCGTTGAGCTTGTCGTCACGGACCAGCAGCTCGACCTTGCGGCCGCCGATGCCGCCCTTGTCGTTGACGAGCTTGACGGCGAGCTCGGCGCATTTGACCTGGTCGCGCGCTTCGGCGGCGAACGGCCCCGTGAGCGGCGTCGGAAAACCGATGCGGATCGTCTCGTCCGCAGCGCGGCCGAGCCGGGGCATGGCGAGCAGTGCCGCGCCGGCCGAGAGGCCAACGAGCGCGGTGCGGCGGATTATCTTTGGGGTCGGACCGGATTTGGGCATGATTTCCTCCAACTGTCTTTTTCTAGAATCGCTTCAGGGCTTTCAGGACCTTGGTGGGCGTGATCGGAATCGAATTGATGGTGGCATCGAATGGCGCGAGCGCATCGTTGACGGCGTTGAGCACGCAGGCGGACGCCGCCGCCGTGCCGGCCTCGCCGACCCCCTTGGCGCCGAGCACCGTGTCGGCGGTCGGCGTCTCGACATGGGCGATGACGATGTCGGGCATCTCCATCGGCATCGGAACGAGATAATCGGCGAGCGAGCCGTTCATCAGCTGGCCGGTCTCGCTGTAGCGGCATTCCTCGAACAGCGCGGCGCCCAGCCCCTGCACGATGCCGCCGCGGAGCTGCTCGTCCACCAGCATCGGATTGATGATGCGGCCGCAATCCTCGACGATGAAATGCTTCAGCACCTTGATGAAGCCGGTCTCGACATCGACCTCCAGCGAGCAGCCCTGGATGCCATTGGTGAAGGCGAAAGGATAACCTTGCGGCGCGAAGTGATGGCTCACGGTGAGCTGCGCCTGGGTACCCGGCGGCAGCGTGTCGGAGCGGAAATAAGCGATGCGTGCGATCTCGGCGATCGGCATCCGCTGGTTCCGGGTCGCCGCGTCAACCACCTGCCCATCGATGATGTCGAGCGCCGAGGGTTGCTCCTGGAGAATGAGTGCGGCGATCTCCAGGATGTTGCGCTTGAGCGCGCGCGTCGCCTGGAGCGCGGTCTCTCCGCCAATGCCGGCACCGCGGCAGGCCCAGGTGGCGCCGCCATGCGGTGTCACCTCGGTATCGCCGGTGATCACCTTGACGTGCTCCTGCGCGAGGCCGAGCTGATCGGCGACGATCTGGCTGATGATCGCTTCCGTGCCCTGCCCCTGCTCGGTGACGGAGATCAGGCAGCGCACCTCGCCCGAGGGCGTCAGGCTGAGAATGGCGCCGTCTTGCGAGGAGATGCGCGCGCCACCAACGCCATAGAAGGCGGGGCTCGGATTGGTGATCTCGACGAAGGTCGCAATCCCGATGCCGCGATAGACGCCGCGTTTGCGCAACTCGACCTGCTCGGCCCGCAATGCATCATAGCCCATGATCTCGCGCAGGCGCTTCAAGCAGGCCTGGTGCGACAGCGCCTCGAAGCGGTAGCCGGTCGGCGATGTCTGCGGATAGGCATCGTCCGCGATGACGTTCTGCGCGCGGATGGCGAAGGGGTCGAGGCCGAGCTTGCTTGCTGCCATATCGACCAGCCGCTCGGTCACGGCGCAGGCGATGGGATGGCCGACGGCGCGATACTGGCTGGTCTGCACCTTGTTCTGGAAGATCACCTCCAGCGTGGCGCGGTAATTCTTGAACTGATAAGGCGCGCCGATCAGGCGGATCACCTGATTGCCCTCGACCACGCTGGTGCGCGGATAGGTCGAGAAGGCCCCGATCGCCGTCAGGTCAAGCACGTCCATCGCCAGGATCTCGCCTTTGGCATCGAGCGCCATGCGGGCGCGAACGCGGTGATCGCGCGCATGGATATCGGAGACAAAGGACTCGATGCGGTCCGCAACATATTTGACCGGACGGCCGAGCAGGATCGACAGGCCGACCACTGCCATGTCCTCGTGATAGACATGCAGCTTCATCCCGAAGGAGCCGCCGATGTCGGTCGCGATCACGCGGACACGTGCCTCGGGGATGCCGTAATGCCGCGAATAGAGGTCCTGAAACTGATACGGCGTCTGCGTCGCGTGATGCACAGTGAGCATGCCAGCGGACGGATCGTAGTCCGCGACGATGGCGCGCGGCTCCAGCGTCACCGCAGTGTGGCGGCCGAATGTGATTTCCTCTTCCACCACATGCGCCGCATGCGCAAAGACCTCATCGACTGTTCCGTTGTCGAGGTGGGCACGGAAGCAGGTATTATTGGCACTGCCGGGATTGATCACCGGGCCGCCGGCTTCGCGCGCGCCGTCGATGTCGACGACGAGCGGAAGGTCCTCGTAGTCGACCTCGATCAGTTCCAGCGCGTCTTCCGCGATCGCCCGGCTCTCGGCAACGACGGCCACAACCGCCTGCCCGGCCCAGACCACGCGGTCCAGCGGCAGCGGCAATTGCGGTGCCGAAATCATGCCCTTGAAATGGTCGAGCGTGCCGGTCCAGGGCGTGCAAATCTTTGCGAGATCGGCGCCCGTCGCCACGAGATGCACGCCTTCGAGCGCGAGGGCCTGCTCGGCATTGATCGCGACGATCTTCGCATGCGCATGCGGGCTGCGCAGGAACGCGGCATGGAGCATGCGCGGCAGCTTGAGGTCGCTGATATAGCGCCCACGTCCGGCCAGCAGCCTCTTGGCGTTCGGGCGCGGTACCGACCGGCCGATATAGGAGTTCGGACGATCGAGCGAGGTCAGCGGCGCGCTCATTTCGTGCCTCCACCTTGGTCACGCGCTTGCGCAACGGCCTCGATGGCGTCGACGATCGCTTCATAGCCGGTGCAGCGGCAGTAGTTGCCTGACAGCGCGTCGCGAATCTCCTCGCGGCTCGGCTGCGCTACCTGCGACAACAGCTCATGGGCATTGACCAGCATGCCCGGTGTGCAGAAGCCGCATTGCAGTGCGTTGCGACGATGGAATTCGGCCTGGAGGTCGGCGATCACGCCGGTCTCGGAAAGGCCCTCGATGGTGTTGATTGTCGCGCCATCGGCTTGCACGGCGAACATCAGGCAGGAATGCACTGCGCGGCCGTCGAGCTGCACCAGACAGGCTCCGCAGGCGCCCATCTCGCAGCCGGCATGCGTGCCCGTCAATTCCAGTTCGTTGCGCAGGCAGTCAACCAGCGTCTCACGCGGCGCGACCTCACAGGCGACCCTACGGCCGTTGACGGTCAATTGAACCCGCACGGTCTCGTCCGCATCATCCAGCAAGGTTTGGTCGAAGCCGCTCATGCGCCCTCACCGAGACGTCCGAGCATGCGGCCGAGCAGCACGCGGGCGAGATGCAGCCGCATCGCCGGCGGCACCTCGTCGCTGTCAGGTGGCGCGAGATCGCCTTCGAGCGCGGCTTGGGCTGCGGCGATACGCTCCGCCTCCAGGCTCGATCCGATCAAGGTCGCCTCGGCGCCCTTCACCCGCGTTGGTGTATTGCCGACCGAGAAGAAGGAGATACGGATGTCGTCAACGCGTTCGCCGGTGAAAGTCGCAAGCATGCCGCAGCCGACCAGCGCATAGTCGCCGCGCCGTCGCGCCAGCTCGTCGAACGCAAAGCGCTGATCGGCCTTGAACAGCGGGACGTAGACCGCAGTGATCAGCTCGCCGGGCTGCAAGGCGGTCTCGAACAGATCGAGGAAGAAGTCGTCGGCCTTGACGCGGCAGCTGCCGGACGGGCCTGCGATCTCGATCTCGGCATCGAGTGCCAAGGTCATGGCCGGAAATTCCGACGCTGGGTCGGCCAGCGCGACGCTGCCGCCAAAAGTGCCGCGGTTGCGGATCGCGGGATGGGCCACGAACGGTGCCGCGGCATGCAAGAGTGGCGCGAACTCGGCAATCAACGGCTCGCTCAGCATCTCGCAATGGCGTGTCAGCGCGCCGATGCGCAAGTAACCGCCGTCGCGCCTGACGCCGCGCAGCTCGTCGATGTGGGTGATGTCGATCAGCAGCCGCGGCGCCTGCAGCCGCAGTGACAGCGCCGGTACGAGGCTCTGCCCCCCGGCGATGAAGCGCGCGTCATCGCCGGCGCGCGCATGAGCATCCAGCGCCTGGTCGATCGTCGCAGCACGAAAATAGCTGAAAGCCCTCGCCTTCACCGCCGTTTCCTCGATATCCATCGGCTCATCAGCCGGGATGCCAGATTTGTAACCATCTGGTCTCAAAATCCTGACACGCCGCCGAAGGCCGGTCAACAGGAAATGACCATTTGGTCACAAATGCACCTTGGGCTATGAAGGCTTTGAGACGTGCGATTCAGCGACGAAATGGCCCGAAAAGCGCAGAAAACGGCAAAGCGAACGGTCCGGAAGCGGACCGACACCGGCAGCAAGTCCGCGCCAAAGCGCCGCAACATGCGCGCGGCCGACCGCGAGCGCGCGATCGTAGACGAGGCGATCCGCTTCTTCGCCGAGCATGGCTTCGAGGGCCAGACCCGCGAACTGGCAAAACGCATGGGCATCACGCATTCGGCGATCTATCGCCACTTCCCGAGCAAGGAGGCGCTGATCGAGCGCGTGTACCAGGACGTCTATCTCAGCCGCTGGTCGCCCGATTGGGGCCCGATGATCCGGGATCGCTCGCTCTCGCTGGAGGCGCGGTTGACGCGCTTCTATCTCGACTATGTCGAACGTGTGTTCGAATACAATTGGGTTCGGATCTTCGTCTCATCGGGCATGAAGTCGTTCGGCATCACCGGCCGCTATCTCGACATCGTCCGCCGCGAGATCATCGAGCCCGCCGCAGCGGAGCTACGCCACGATCTGAACCTGCCGGATGCAAAGGCCCGTCCGCTGAGCGAGCGCGAGACCGAGCTGTTCTGGGGCCTGCACGGCCGCATCTTCTATCTCGCCATCCGCAAGTTCGTCTACGAGACGCCGATCCCGTCCGATCTCGACGCCATCGTCAGCGACGCCGTCCAGACCTTCATGGACGGCGCGAAGTCGACGATGCCGAAGCTTTTTGGTCAGTAATTGAGACGCGCGCACGCGGCGATTGGTGCGCAAGCAACGAGCGCTCGACAATTTTGGTCGCTCGATCGCGGCAAAAATTCCCGTCCCGTCCAACCCGCCTCCGGCTCAAGCATCTCGAGGTCCTGTCAGCTGATCTCCTGCCGTACCCTGGCGGCGGCGTCGCACATCGCCTTCAGCTTCCCGAACGCAATTGCGCGCGGCATATACTTCATGCCGCAATCGGGCGCGGGAACCAGGCGGTCCGGCGACACATATTTGAGGCCGTTGCGGATGCGGTCCGCGACGGTATCGACGCTCTCGATCGCGGGGTCCGCGAGGTCGAGCACGCCGAGCATGATCTTCTTCGACGAGAGATCCCTGAGCACGCCGAGGTCGAGCTTCGGCTGCGCCGCCTCGATCGAGATCTGGTCGGCAATGGTATCGTCGAGCTCGGCGAGGAAGGAATAGCCGGCCGGCTTGTTCGAGCCCGGCACGACCGCGGCATAGCCGAAGCAGAGATGCACGACGGTCGGCACGGTGATGCCGTGCAAGGCGCGGTTGATCGCCTTGACGGCGTAGCGTTTGGCGAGCTCGGGATTGTTGCGCACCCAGGGCTCGTCGAGCTGGATCACGTCGGCGCCGGCCTTTTGCAGATCGAGCGCCTCGGCATTGACGGCCTCGGCGAGCGCCATCGCGAGCTCCTCCTCGTCCTTGTAGAACTCGTTCTTGGCCTGCTGGCTCATGGTGAACGGACCGGGAAGCGTGATCTTGGCGGCGTGCTCCGTGTTCTTGCGCAGGAACTGCATGTCGTGCAGCTCGACCGGTCCCTTACGCTTCACCGGACCGACGACGCGCGGCACCGGGGTCTGGGTGTTGCCGGTGCGCGCCACGATCATCGCGGGATTATCGCCATCGATGCCGTCGAGCGCGGTAGCGAAGCGATTGGAGTAGCTCTCGCGACGGATCTCGCCATCGGTCACGATGTCGATGCCGGCGCGCTCCATGTCGCGGATCGCGACGATGGTGGCATCGTCCTGCGCCTCCTCCAGGTGCTCCGCCGGCAACCGCCACATGTCGTGCAGGCGGGTGCGCGGCACCACCTTCGACAGCATCGCGCGATTCACCAGCCATTCCGGCTGCGGGTAGCTGCCGACCACGGTGGTCGGCAGGATATGCGTTGGCATAGGCATGGGGGTCTCCTTATTATTGTTGTTGAACGCGCTTGTTCAGGCCGCGCGCCCCTCGTCCTTGACAGGATTGCGCAGGATGCCGATGCCGGAGATCTCGATCTCGACGGTGTCGCCACCCTTCATCCACAGCGGCGGTGTGCGATAGGCGCCGACGCCGCCGGTCGTGCCGGTGACGATGACGTCGCCCGGCGCCAGCTCGGTGAAGGTCGAGCAATAGGCGATCAGGGCCTGGACGTCGAAGACGAGGTCGGAGATCGGCGCCTTCTGCACCTCGACGCCATTGAGGCG
The genomic region above belongs to Bradyrhizobium arachidis and contains:
- a CDS encoding branched-chain amino acid ABC transporter permease; this translates as MTHPSSGEAVAKPSSSGLGWLLEQRVLLSIAVLAVLPWLLPSQALAVNVLIYGVVVMGYNLLFGYTGLLSFGQAAFFGAGAYFTGIAIGRYGVPWFAAVPIAVLLSTCLAAAIGIVSTRTRGIYFSMVTLALAQLVYYVALQASSFTGGENGLRGFTVDRISLFGFQVNFLDPVNKYYVLMAFAALAMWFQSRILNSPFGAVIEAIRENEQRARACGYDVERSKLIVFMLSGAISSLGGCMLALHLSIVPLDILHYQTSGMIVMMVLLGGARSFFGPFVGAASFLILEDVISLWTPHWQIFVGAIFVLFVLFLPKGIWGTLLDTLRIGKARP
- a CDS encoding branched-chain amino acid ABC transporter permease, which gives rise to MDLSLIIMQLLSGIALGAVLVITALGLTIVFGMLGVVNFAHGALFMIGAYAGLYLASLTGSFWWGLLLAPILIGAFGMLIEFVLIRRLYGRSIDDPLLLTFGLSYILVEGVRIVFGSDGIPFPTPPQLIGVVDLGIGFFPRYRLFVIALVAVVLLVLWLTLEKTRVGLIVRAGARDPTIMQVLGVDIGRVWLAIFGLGVGLAALGGVLAGPMRSVNPEMGSLVLAEAFVVTVIGGLGSIVGAVVAGLMVGISISMVALFAPEMATIVMFALMAVVLLIRPQGLFGVRGRTA
- a CDS encoding ABC transporter substrate-binding protein, which translates into the protein MPKSGPTPKIIRRTALVGLSAGAALLAMPRLGRAADETIRIGFPTPLTGPFAAEARDQVKCAELAVKLVNDKGGIGGRKVELLVRDDKLNAGEAATRTLELIEKDKVHAVVGALSSAVQLAVNEVTRARGVIYVSISQSDTINEAKDFSKYTFHEALNPHMTTAAVARQTLKKGMKVAHLVADYAYGHEMLRGFKRAQAAIGADNVGEILHPFGAADYSTFMPRLMSMRPDVLCISNFGRDQANAIKQAVDFGVKQQMKIVVPVILHNQRLAVGPDVFEGVVGGANYYWGLETQSKTAAAFNAAFKAANGGAIPTDYGAYGYSGVGSLLAAMQAAGGTDTDKVVDALEKLQYDLTKGLQHYRKCDHQSVQSVLVLESKKKSAMAGDNDLFAILANDAGSDDMLRTCSELGHAT
- a CDS encoding xanthine dehydrogenase family protein molybdopterin-binding subunit, producing the protein MSAPLTSLDRPNSYIGRSVPRPNAKRLLAGRGRYISDLKLPRMLHAAFLRSPHAHAKIVAINAEQALALEGVHLVATGADLAKICTPWTGTLDHFKGMISAPQLPLPLDRVVWAGQAVVAVVAESRAIAEDALELIEVDYEDLPLVVDIDGAREAGGPVINPGSANNTCFRAHLDNGTVDEVFAHAAHVVEEEITFGRHTAVTLEPRAIVADYDPSAGMLTVHHATQTPYQFQDLYSRHYGIPEARVRVIATDIGGSFGMKLHVYHEDMAVVGLSILLGRPVKYVADRIESFVSDIHARDHRVRARMALDAKGEILAMDVLDLTAIGAFSTYPRTSVVEGNQVIRLIGAPYQFKNYRATLEVIFQNKVQTSQYRAVGHPIACAVTERLVDMAASKLGLDPFAIRAQNVIADDAYPQTSPTGYRFEALSHQACLKRLREIMGYDALRAEQVELRKRGVYRGIGIATFVEITNPSPAFYGVGGARISSQDGAILSLTPSGEVRCLISVTEQGQGTEAIISQIVADQLGLAQEHVKVITGDTEVTPHGGATWACRGAGIGGETALQATRALKRNILEIAALILQEQPSALDIIDGQVVDAATRNQRMPIAEIARIAYFRSDTLPPGTQAQLTVSHHFAPQGYPFAFTNGIQGCSLEVDVETGFIKVLKHFIVEDCGRIINPMLVDEQLRGGIVQGLGAALFEECRYSETGQLMNGSLADYLVPMPMEMPDIVIAHVETPTADTVLGAKGVGEAGTAAASACVLNAVNDALAPFDATINSIPITPTKVLKALKRF
- a CDS encoding (2Fe-2S)-binding protein is translated as MSGFDQTLLDDADETVRVQLTVNGRRVACEVAPRETLVDCLRNELELTGTHAGCEMGACGACLVQLDGRAVHSCLMFAVQADGATINTIEGLSETGVIADLQAEFHRRNALQCGFCTPGMLVNAHELLSQVAQPSREEIRDALSGNYCRCTGYEAIVDAIEAVAQARDQGGGTK
- a CDS encoding FAD binding domain-containing protein encodes the protein MKARAFSYFRAATIDQALDAHARAGDDARFIAGGQSLVPALSLRLQAPRLLIDITHIDELRGVRRDGGYLRIGALTRHCEMLSEPLIAEFAPLLHAAAPFVAHPAIRNRGTFGGSVALADPASEFPAMTLALDAEIEIAGPSGSCRVKADDFFLDLFETALQPGELITAVYVPLFKADQRFAFDELARRRGDYALVGCGMLATFTGERVDDIRISFFSVGNTPTRVKGAEATLIGSSLEAERIAAAQAALEGDLAPPDSDEVPPAMRLHLARVLLGRMLGRLGEGA
- a CDS encoding TetR/AcrR family transcriptional regulator; this translates as MRAADRERAIVDEAIRFFAEHGFEGQTRELAKRMGITHSAIYRHFPSKEALIERVYQDVYLSRWSPDWGPMIRDRSLSLEARLTRFYLDYVERVFEYNWVRIFVSSGMKSFGITGRYLDIVRREIIEPAAAELRHDLNLPDAKARPLSERETELFWGLHGRIFYLAIRKFVYETPIPSDLDAIVSDAVQTFMDGAKSTMPKLFGQ
- a CDS encoding cobalamin-independent methionine synthase II family protein is translated as MPMPTHILPTTVVGSYPQPEWLVNRAMLSKVVPRTRLHDMWRLPAEHLEEAQDDATIVAIRDMERAGIDIVTDGEIRRESYSNRFATALDGIDGDNPAMIVARTGNTQTPVPRVVGPVKRKGPVELHDMQFLRKNTEHAAKITLPGPFTMSQQAKNEFYKDEEELAMALAEAVNAEALDLQKAGADVIQLDEPWVRNNPELAKRYAVKAINRALHGITVPTVVHLCFGYAAVVPGSNKPAGYSFLAELDDTIADQISIEAAQPKLDLGVLRDLSSKKIMLGVLDLADPAIESVDTVADRIRNGLKYVSPDRLVPAPDCGMKYMPRAIAFGKLKAMCDAAARVRQEIS